One stretch of Toxoplasma gondii ME49 chromosome XI, whole genome shotgun sequence DNA includes these proteins:
- a CDS encoding hypothetical protein (encoded by transcript TGME49_308870) — protein sequence MPTETRKDVVAPAGAEAEGEEGRSYVFLRALSGNKNQTIQSEIMQRLGAIMVGQKGAENGPEEATIQEDMTILNEYVWHLLTQEAATQGRLKKELAEFLQTNTDDFVSWLDSLLCRYDPEASASGDEEGALDGAETPPSHTHNSSDWKSRYRSEDISLSREEGRHSRRSSRRSAEPSQRSRHRSRRHEEERYEEEERHRRRHEGSGDRHRSCRRKEYEDRSRSPYSRRRERDFYSRRSPSEGRYRGTSHSERHMEEGRGGSSRPVREGGSRGRLIGLAMKQAVGCQRRSGGGLEGAEGPSPPTSFSEERRSRSRSAGRVRAIVLVDDRSRHRAQAEGETGQHLEENKHAEVARNDGTGVNGADGPGARTKAILRPNPRYTAGPGSPAVLSDVPFLSPHPAATAGGLLSPSEGLSRRPTRSSPSFAEPQYPPAFASFPPAGGDLEMEMGGISALSNEADLSRGSAFLAVGGSAGPPLTRGPAGAPAPFAVGKVRKRCIKWPRCPYGANCMYIHPTAKCTKWPRCAFGDACFYWHPAVMCKFGAHCANPFCNYTHEPVDPTLAAEAASAVGASLPTEQVGASESPLSGGPAGSHGEKATGESFLGARGHDGFYRNKTWTPGQGDRQDSSSATMGGANLQTSVAALSDTLPGTPPELRRRREESFPSEKPLLLPPALSAQDAAAAPREGEEGVMEG from the exons ATGCCGACAGAGACCCGCAAAGACGTGGTGGCGCCTGCGGGTGCGGAGGCAGAGGGGGAGGAAGGTCGTTCCTACGTCTTTTTGCGGGCTCTTTCTGGAAATAAAAATCAAACGATTCAGAGCGAAATCATGCAGAGGCTAGGGGCGATCATGGTCGGACAGAAAGGAGCAGAAAACGGCCCCGAAGAAGCGACCATCCAGGAAGACATGACCATCTTGAACGAGTATGTGTGGCACCTCCTCACCCAGGAAGCCGCCACGCAGGGAAGACTCAAAAAGGAACTCGCCGAATTTCTGCAGACCAAT ACAGACGACTTCGTTTCTTGGCTGGACTCTCTGCTGTGTCGCTACGACCCCGAGGCGTCCGCGTctggcgacgaagagggcGCGTTGGATGGAGCAGAGACTCCTCCCTCTCACACCCACAACTCCTCGGACTGGAAGAGTCGATACCGTTCGGAGGACATTTCGCTttcgcgcgaagaaggccgcCACTCTCGCCGAAGCTCGAGACGAAGTGCAGAGCCTTCTCAGCGGTCCCGACATCGCTCTCGACgccacgaagaagagagatacgaagaagaagaaagacaccggaggagacacgaaggaTCTGGTGACCGCCACCGGAGTTGCAGGCGAAAAGAGTACGAGGACCGGAGTCGGAGCCCGTACtctcgacgaagagagagggattTCTACAGTCGCCGGAGTCCCAGCGAGGGGCGCTACCGCGGCACCAGCCATTCGGAGAGACACatggaagaaggacgaggaggtTCCTCCAGACCGGtgcgagaaggaggcagcCGCGGGCGCTTGATCGGCCTCGCTATGAAGCAAGCCGTGGGGTGTCAGCGCCGAAGCGGGGGCGGCCTGGAAGGCGCAGAGGGTCCTTCGCCGCCGACTTCCTTTtccgaagagagaagaagtcggaGCAGGAGTGCCGGACGCGTGAGAGCCATTGTGTTGGTGGATGACCGAAGCAGACACCGAGCCCAGgccgaaggcgagacaggacAGCAcctcgaagaaaacaaacacgCAGAAGTTGCGAGGAACGACGGGACCGGCGTCAACGGAGCAGACGGACCCGGCGCAAGGACCAAGGCGATTCTCAG accGAATCCACGGTACACGGCAGGTCCAGGATCTCCGGCAGTCCTGTCGGACGtaccctttctttctcctcatcCGGCGGCGACTGCAGGAGGActtttgtctccgtcggaAGGTCTGTCGCGCCGGCCCACCAGGTCGAGTCCCTCCTTCGCAGAGCCGCAGTACCCCCCcgctttcgcctccttcccgCCTGCCGGAGGAGACTTGGAAATGGAAATGGGCGGGATAAGCGCTCTTTCGAACGAGGCCGACCTGAGCCGAGgttccgccttcctcgctgtcggagGAAGCGCCGGGCCTCCGCTGACCCGAGGCCCCGCAGGTGCCCCAGCGCCCTTCGCCGTAGGCAAG GTCCGGAAGCGCTGCATCAAGTGGCCAAGATGCCCGTACGGAGCGAActgcatgtacatacacccgactGCGAAGTGCACCAAGTGGCCACGCTGTGCGTTCGGGGATGCCTGCTTCTACTGGCACCCGGCGGTCATGTGCAAATTCG GTGCACACTGCGCAAATCCTTTCTGCAACTACACTCACGAACCGGTCGACCCGACTCTGGCGGCCGAGGCCGCAAGCGCTGtcggcgcctctcttccAACTGAGCAGGTTGGAGCCTCAGAGTCTCCTTTGTCTGGGGGCCCTGCAGGTTCtcacggcgagaaggcgacgggaGAA AGTTTCCTCGGCGCTCGAGGCCACGATGGATTCTACCGCAACAAGACGTGGACTCCAG gacaaggagacagacaagactcttcttccgcgaCGATGGGTGGCGCGAATCTTCAGACATCAGTTGCAGCTCTAAGTGACACTCTTCCAGGAACGCCGCCGGAgttgaggagaagaagagaagaatctTTTCCGAGCGAGAAACCTCTGCTCCTCCCGCCAGCGCTGTCCGCGCAGGACGCCGCTGCGGCGCCcagggagggagaagaaggcgtgATGGAAGGATGA